The segment CGTGCCGCCAGGCCTGCGGACTTCCTGGGTATCTACGACGGCGAGCGTGCAGTGGCCGCGGCGGCCCTGGTCGTCGCCCAGCATCCCGACGGCGAGCCGGCGTGCTCGAACTATGGCCCATCAGAGCAGCTACCAGAGTTGCCTGCAGACCTTCGAATGCTCACCGTCGACGCCCTGGACCAAGTGGTCTCCAACCGGTCTGAACTCGCAGAACAGTGGTCCGAAGCTGCGAACTGGTCGAAATGGCGACAGGACATTACCCGTCTCCGCGACGTCCTTGACCCTCCGATCCCGCCACAAGAGGAAGCCCTCTTCGAAATCTAATCGGTGACCCACAGTCACGGACCACAGAAGTTGAGCCAGAACCGAATCTTGTACACATGACCACACTTCGACCACCGCGACCTCGGATGCTCACACTCCTTGAACACCGACCCCATCCCACGAACCAGGACTTTGGAACTCACCGTTGCAACTCCTCCAGGACCGATGCTGACATTTTGCTGACTGTCAGCGCGCCCGAACGTCGCTGACCTGCAGTTATGCGAGCAGGGTTGGCTATGTTCTGGAACTGGATCGGGCGGAGCAACGAGGAGATCGTTCAAGCGCGCCAGGACTGGATGGAAGGCACCCGCTTCGGCGAGGTGAAGGGCTACGACGGCGACCCGCTGCCCGCCCC is part of the Streptomyces qinzhouensis genome and harbors:
- a CDS encoding DUF4259 domain-containing protein, producing MGTWDIGPFDNDTAADFAGDLDEAALEEREAMIRSVLKRAARPADFLGIYDGERAVAAAALVVAQHPDGEPACSNYGPSEQLPELPADLRMLTVDALDQVVSNRSELAEQWSEAANWSKWRQDITRLRDVLDPPIPPQEEALFEI